The following are encoded in a window of Rhizobium sp. WYJ-E13 genomic DNA:
- a CDS encoding cupin domain-containing protein, translating to MKTVNLEEKLGCFSSHWDPHVIADYNENDVMVVKFLGEYPFHKHETTDDFFLVLEGEIEIDIEGEPSRTVRAGELFVVPRGVVHRPRAAKEAKVLLIEPKGEPNSGNSDRAPSPKPRI from the coding sequence ATGAAAACAGTCAATCTCGAGGAAAAGCTCGGCTGCTTCTCCAGTCACTGGGATCCCCACGTCATTGCGGATTACAACGAAAATGACGTGATGGTCGTGAAATTCCTGGGGGAATATCCCTTTCACAAGCATGAAACGACCGACGATTTCTTCCTCGTGCTCGAGGGTGAAATCGAGATCGATATCGAGGGGGAGCCTTCCCGAACGGTCCGGGCCGGCGAACTGTTCGTCGTCCCCAGGGGCGTCGTTCACCGGCCGCGCGCCGCAAAGGAAGCCAAGGTCCTGCTGATCGAACCCAAGGGAGAACCCAACTCCGGCAATTCCGACCGGGCGCCTTCTCCGAAACCGCGGATCTGA
- a CDS encoding lytic transglycosylase F, whose translation MAMQRAYLLRACLLAPAFIPAVGIAQVPVPVSKPALIEQHVIDLDAMKARRIVRILVPFSKTIYFVDKGRQFGTAVEFGRELEKVLNKDRKKQIDHITIVFVPMPRDKLLAALNDGLGDIVMANLTVTDERSQEVDFTDPLYSDAEEVLVAAPGSPVVASIDDLSGKHVAVRPSSSYHQHLLARNKELASAGKPEIIIDPMDESLEDEDLMEMANADLLPFTIVDAYKADIWSHVFPDIKVRHDVVLSSQGKIAWALRKNSPQLKAELNAFVATHKIGTTFGNILRNSYFKQDKIVKRAYSPSDVERFQKLVEIFRKYGGTYSFDYLMLMAQGYQESQLDQSRRSPRGAVGIMQMLPSTAKDKVIGISGIDKDPDRNVEAGAKYLRHLIRTYIDDETLTPKDRQLFAFAAYNAGPGNLRKFREKAKVMGLDANVWFGNVENGAAAIVGRETVQYVSNIYKYYVAYSLLVQRMDERKQAGLPQAE comes from the coding sequence ATGGCAATGCAACGTGCTTATCTTCTTCGGGCATGTCTTCTGGCTCCGGCCTTCATCCCCGCGGTCGGAATCGCCCAGGTTCCCGTGCCGGTGTCGAAGCCCGCGCTGATCGAACAGCACGTCATCGATCTCGATGCGATGAAAGCGCGCCGTATCGTGCGCATTCTCGTTCCCTTCAGCAAGACGATCTACTTCGTCGACAAGGGACGTCAGTTCGGAACAGCAGTAGAATTCGGACGGGAACTGGAGAAGGTTCTGAACAAGGACCGCAAGAAGCAGATCGACCACATCACCATCGTCTTCGTGCCCATGCCGCGCGACAAGCTGCTAGCCGCTCTAAACGATGGCCTCGGCGATATCGTCATGGCCAACCTGACCGTCACCGACGAAAGGTCTCAAGAGGTCGATTTTACCGATCCGTTGTACAGCGATGCGGAGGAGGTTCTTGTCGCGGCCCCCGGCAGCCCCGTCGTTGCGAGCATTGACGATCTCTCGGGCAAGCATGTCGCCGTGCGGCCTTCCAGCAGCTATCACCAACATCTTCTTGCACGGAACAAGGAGCTCGCATCCGCCGGCAAGCCGGAGATCATCATCGATCCGATGGATGAAAGCCTGGAAGACGAAGACCTGATGGAGATGGCCAACGCCGACCTGCTGCCTTTCACGATTGTCGACGCCTATAAGGCCGACATCTGGTCGCACGTGTTTCCCGACATCAAGGTGCGCCACGACGTCGTCCTCTCGTCGCAGGGAAAGATAGCCTGGGCGCTACGGAAGAACAGTCCGCAACTGAAGGCCGAGCTGAATGCCTTCGTCGCCACCCACAAGATCGGCACCACCTTCGGCAACATCCTGCGAAACAGCTATTTCAAGCAGGACAAGATCGTCAAACGCGCCTATTCGCCATCGGATGTCGAACGCTTCCAGAAGCTCGTGGAAATCTTTCGCAAGTATGGCGGCACCTATTCCTTCGATTACCTGATGCTGATGGCCCAGGGTTATCAGGAATCCCAGCTTGACCAATCCCGACGCTCTCCGAGAGGAGCGGTCGGGATCATGCAGATGCTCCCTTCGACGGCCAAGGACAAGGTGATCGGGATCAGCGGCATCGACAAGGACCCCGACCGGAACGTCGAGGCCGGCGCAAAATACCTTCGCCATCTGATCCGGACATATATCGACGACGAAACGCTCACGCCGAAAGATCGGCAGCTCTTCGCCTTCGCAGCGTATAATGCAGGACCTGGCAATCTGCGGAAATTCCGTGAAAAGGCGAAGGTGATGGGGCTCGATGCGAATGTCTGGTTCGGCAACGTCGAGAACGGCGCTGCGGCTATCGTCGGTCGTGAGACCGTTCAGTATGTCAGCAATATCTACAAATATTACGTGGCCTACTCGCTTCTCGTGCAGCGCATGGATGAGCGAAAGCAGGCTGGCCTTCCGCAGGCTGAATGA
- a CDS encoding DUF1254 domain-containing protein: MSTKLKNSGELNRREAIRASLGAAALATLGARLSVPAAFAAAPAVALAGGGQARAAAPADDVTMPATGIDMHPGYARTIARMAYVWGWPMVNMLNRKAKITQAPYPGLLGGILPAAPRGQVGMLHDYIEPSETFVTCPNQDVVYGLGFFLLDEEPVVAQVPDFDDRFWVYALYDQRTDQFGRIGKPYGTKPGFYLLVGPRWNGLKPNGITDIIRCPTTLANAIPRIFQDDTPEDKKAIQSAINQVVFYPLEDFTGEMKTIEWATVKDIPVPQSSDSDGGGGETKWVIPEKFFDQFGEVLSMVDPLPGEEAMYGQFRLLMDASEKDADLKKLLVQTAVETEKDVIGPFFEWKHNGRPAGNGWNRSTNNAQFGLDYFNRTGTSKSNMFDNRPNETQYFYTDFDETGKQLSGSGSYSITFPEGQEPPVNGFWSLTLYNDKHLFHANDLKRYSLGTKNKNLKRGSDGALTLYVGAKSPGKDKEMNWLPAPDGKFSLYIRSYWGKDPILDGSWQPPKIKVT, encoded by the coding sequence ATGAGCACGAAGTTGAAAAACAGCGGCGAACTCAATCGCCGTGAAGCGATCAGGGCGAGCCTCGGCGCTGCTGCGCTGGCAACCCTTGGTGCGCGCTTGTCGGTGCCCGCCGCTTTCGCAGCCGCGCCGGCCGTAGCGCTCGCCGGCGGTGGGCAGGCACGAGCTGCCGCGCCCGCCGATGACGTCACGATGCCCGCCACCGGCATCGACATGCACCCGGGCTACGCCAGGACGATAGCCCGGATGGCCTATGTCTGGGGCTGGCCCATGGTGAACATGCTGAACCGCAAGGCGAAGATAACGCAGGCACCGTATCCGGGTTTGCTGGGAGGCATTCTGCCTGCCGCGCCGCGCGGCCAGGTCGGTATGCTGCACGACTATATAGAACCCTCGGAAACCTTCGTGACCTGCCCCAACCAGGATGTCGTCTACGGGCTGGGCTTCTTTCTGCTGGACGAGGAGCCGGTGGTCGCCCAGGTACCGGATTTCGACGACCGCTTCTGGGTCTATGCGCTGTATGACCAACGCACGGACCAATTCGGCCGCATAGGCAAACCCTACGGCACCAAGCCCGGCTTTTACCTGCTTGTCGGCCCGAGATGGAACGGCCTGAAGCCGAACGGGATCACCGACATCATCCGATGCCCGACGACGCTGGCAAACGCAATCCCGCGAATCTTCCAGGACGATACGCCGGAAGACAAGAAGGCGATCCAGTCCGCCATCAACCAGGTCGTCTTTTACCCGCTCGAGGATTTTACCGGCGAGATGAAGACGATCGAGTGGGCAACCGTGAAGGACATCCCTGTGCCGCAATCCTCCGACTCCGATGGGGGCGGGGGAGAGACGAAGTGGGTGATCCCTGAAAAATTCTTCGATCAGTTCGGCGAAGTTCTCTCCATGGTCGATCCGCTGCCGGGCGAAGAGGCGATGTACGGCCAATTCCGACTGTTGATGGACGCGTCGGAAAAGGACGCCGACCTCAAGAAGCTGCTCGTACAGACAGCCGTCGAGACCGAGAAAGATGTTATCGGGCCATTCTTCGAGTGGAAACACAATGGCCGACCGGCCGGCAACGGCTGGAACCGGTCGACCAATAACGCACAATTCGGCCTCGACTATTTCAACCGGACCGGAACCTCGAAATCGAACATGTTCGATAACCGGCCGAACGAGACACAGTATTTCTATACGGACTTCGACGAAACCGGCAAACAGCTGTCCGGAAGCGGGAGCTATTCGATCACCTTCCCGGAAGGGCAGGAGCCGCCGGTCAACGGGTTCTGGTCACTGACGCTCTACAACGACAAGCACCTGTTCCATGCCAACGACCTGAAGCGATACTCGCTCGGCACCAAGAACAAGAACCTGAAACGCGGCAGTGACGGCGCGCTGACGCTCTATGTCGGAGCCAAATCTCCCGGCAAAGACAAGGAGATGAACTGGCTGCCCGCACCGGACGGCAAGTTTTCGCTCTACATCCGTTCCTACTGGGGAAAGGACCCAATCCTCGACGGGTCATGGCAGCCGCCGAAAATCAAGGTCACCTGA
- a CDS encoding DUF1254 domain-containing protein, translating into MTRLTAFAYSAALTACLSGSVLPYNLAAAQDTSSKIPPLMEQINNGNWLAEQEAEQLRDELYYQNAIQAHILTIPALNTIGMRDGSEAVFGGGYNVLPIWKERMDSRTWVPTPNADVIYSMSYLDLKKDGPLVVAAPPNVIGMFTDFYQRTITDVGAIGPDRARGGLYLLLPPDFDGEIPKGYFAFKSPTYNVFLFFRTIMAKGENGPDPVPAVVNAQRTRVYPLWASEKDVKPMEFPDGSGKTVNMMYPTGSTYWTKLKEFVDYEPVASIDPVTRGVLASIGIIKGQAFAPTDKQTAALQKAVETAPKMILAGRQLGRPDKRDLYYKDRQYVNTWAGATAEWMQDSYLDVIQRASYFQIAYSSAPAMVMRTLDAGSKYPFAIRDADGDFLNGSNSYKLHLPPHPPAALFWAVTAYNITDGTMTAAEQLMPSINGFNKVKTNDDGSIDLYFGPSKPAEAADSNWIQTVEGRNFLAALRLYGTGTEFFDQSWKPDDLVKLK; encoded by the coding sequence ATGACCAGACTGACAGCATTCGCATATTCGGCCGCTCTGACGGCATGCCTTTCAGGCTCCGTGTTGCCCTACAACCTTGCCGCTGCGCAGGACACCAGTTCCAAAATCCCGCCGCTGATGGAGCAGATCAACAATGGCAACTGGCTGGCTGAACAGGAGGCCGAGCAGCTTCGCGACGAGCTCTATTACCAGAACGCCATTCAGGCCCACATCCTGACGATTCCGGCCCTGAACACGATCGGCATGCGGGACGGGTCGGAGGCAGTGTTCGGTGGCGGCTATAATGTCCTGCCGATCTGGAAGGAGAGGATGGACAGCCGCACCTGGGTGCCGACACCCAACGCCGACGTCATCTACTCGATGAGCTACCTCGACCTGAAGAAGGACGGGCCTCTGGTCGTTGCCGCGCCTCCGAACGTCATCGGGATGTTCACGGATTTTTATCAGCGCACGATCACCGATGTCGGCGCGATCGGCCCGGATCGCGCCCGTGGCGGGCTTTACCTGCTCCTGCCACCGGATTTCGATGGTGAAATCCCGAAGGGATATTTCGCCTTCAAGTCGCCGACCTACAATGTTTTCCTGTTTTTCCGAACGATCATGGCGAAGGGCGAAAACGGACCTGACCCGGTGCCTGCGGTTGTCAATGCGCAGCGCACCCGCGTCTACCCGCTCTGGGCTTCGGAGAAGGATGTCAAGCCGATGGAATTCCCCGACGGCAGCGGCAAAACCGTCAACATGATGTATCCGACCGGTAGCACCTATTGGACGAAACTGAAGGAATTCGTCGACTACGAGCCCGTCGCATCGATCGATCCCGTGACGCGAGGCGTGCTCGCGTCGATCGGCATCATCAAGGGGCAAGCTTTCGCTCCGACGGACAAACAGACGGCGGCGCTGCAGAAGGCCGTCGAGACGGCGCCCAAAATGATCCTGGCAGGTCGCCAGCTCGGACGCCCCGACAAGCGCGATCTCTATTACAAGGACCGGCAGTATGTGAATACATGGGCGGGCGCCACCGCCGAATGGATGCAGGACAGCTATCTCGATGTCATCCAGCGGGCATCCTATTTCCAGATCGCCTACTCTTCAGCTCCGGCGATGGTGATGCGCACCCTCGATGCGGGCTCGAAGTACCCGTTTGCAATACGCGATGCCGACGGCGACTTCCTGAACGGCTCGAATTCTTACAAGCTGCACCTGCCTCCGCATCCGCCAGCCGCACTCTTCTGGGCGGTGACGGCCTATAATATCACCGACGGAACGATGACGGCGGCCGAGCAGCTCATGCCTTCGATCAATGGCTTCAACAAGGTGAAGACCAACGACGACGGCTCGATCGATCTCTATTTCGGACCGAGCAAGCCAGCGGAAGCTGCCGACAGCAACTGGATACAGACGGTTGAGGGACGCAACTTCCTCGCGGCGCTCCGTCTCTACGGCACCGGCACCGAATTTTTCGACCAGAGCTGGAAGCCGGATGATCTCGTGAAGCTGAAGTAG